The Sedimentisphaera salicampi genome includes a region encoding these proteins:
- a CDS encoding 3-hydroxyacyl-ACP dehydratase FabZ family protein, translating to MPPKLLFDIDNIDLSRVLFDKTEILKYNPQNYEMQQLDGIIWYDDENHYSVGYKDVTDQEFWVRGHIPGRPIMPGVIMVEAAAQLSSLYMKKIYGLKGFIGFAGIESANFRGTVVPGDRLIMLCHIYKMRSRKYTAKVQGLVEGTMVFACEISGMNV from the coding sequence ATGCCTCCTAAACTACTTTTCGACATAGATAACATTGATCTGAGCCGAGTGCTCTTTGATAAAACTGAAATACTAAAATACAACCCGCAGAATTATGAAATGCAGCAGCTTGATGGTATCATCTGGTATGACGATGAAAACCATTACAGTGTTGGCTACAAAGACGTAACGGACCAGGAATTCTGGGTGCGCGGGCATATTCCGGGCAGGCCGATTATGCCCGGTGTGATTATGGTTGAAGCGGCAGCTCAGCTTTCGAGCCTCTATATGAAGAAGATTTACGGTCTTAAAGGCTTTATCGGCTTTGCGGGGATTGAATCGGCGAATTTCAGGGGTACGGTAGTACCCGGAGACAGGCTTATTATGCTCTGCCATATATATAAGATGCGGAGCAGAAAATACACTGCAAAGGTGCAGGGTCTCGTTGAAGGCACGATGGTTTTTGCCTGCGAGATTTCCGGAATGAACGTTTAG
- a CDS encoding lysylphosphatidylglycerol synthase transmembrane domain-containing protein — MKKTISNIARIIIGVGAVVLLLSTQDISELAASFSKIKPLMFFAAVALFLIAQSMVGIRWKYLLSLINIKVSSLAAVKLTYVGFFYNNVMLSFVGGDVLRAWYITHHTSHKKMEAAFSVIVDRFCGLASSLLLAGIGLLYSYKLLSSADDSSKEIRGLETILLAGASALVLAVAVFFLIRKTAFMQKLWAKIRHKVLRLLEAVKVYAGSPFKMFLAIVFTLLIQLCSISGFYLVCSSAGIEADFRYYAAFFPLCWMIGSLPISPGGLGVLEVGISAAFSLLPEVSPEQAVTIALCQRLVLLVGSLPGLAIHLSGLHMPAEAAEELKNEDIPI, encoded by the coding sequence ATGAAAAAAACAATTTCTAATATCGCAAGGATAATAATAGGCGTTGGTGCTGTAGTTTTGCTGCTAAGCACTCAGGACATATCGGAATTAGCAGCGTCTTTCTCAAAGATCAAGCCCTTGATGTTTTTTGCTGCAGTAGCGCTTTTCTTAATCGCTCAGTCGATGGTAGGGATAAGGTGGAAATATCTGCTGAGTCTTATAAACATAAAGGTTTCCAGCCTCGCAGCGGTAAAGCTGACATACGTAGGTTTTTTCTACAACAACGTAATGCTCAGCTTTGTGGGCGGGGATGTACTTCGTGCTTGGTATATCACCCATCATACCAGCCATAAGAAGATGGAGGCGGCTTTCAGCGTTATTGTTGACCGCTTTTGCGGGCTTGCATCATCGCTTTTGCTCGCAGGCATCGGCCTGCTTTATTCATACAAGCTCCTATCTTCCGCAGATGATTCCTCAAAAGAGATTCGCGGCCTTGAAACGATCCTCCTCGCAGGGGCTTCTGCGCTTGTTCTTGCAGTTGCGGTATTTTTCCTAATTAGAAAAACCGCCTTTATGCAGAAGCTTTGGGCTAAGATCCGTCATAAGGTTCTGCGTCTTCTCGAGGCGGTTAAGGTGTATGCAGGAAGCCCGTTTAAGATGTTTCTTGCCATTGTTTTCACGCTTCTGATTCAGCTTTGCAGCATTTCAGGGTTTTACCTTGTGTGCAGCTCCGCAGGGATCGAGGCAGACTTCCGCTACTACGCTGCCTTTTTCCCCCTCTGCTGGATGATTGGCTCGCTTCCGATAAGCCCTGGTGGGCTGGGAGTTCTGGAGGTCGGGATTTCCGCCGCCTTCTCACTTCTGCCTGAGGTGAGCCCTGAGCAGGCCGTTACAATAGCCCTTTGCCAGCGTCTTGTGCTTCTTGTGGGCTCTCTGCCAGGGCTTGCGATCCATCTTTCAGGCCTTCATATGCCCGCAGAAGCGGCTGAAGAGCTCAAAAACGAGGATATTCCGATTTGA
- a CDS encoding family 78 glycoside hydrolase catalytic domain: MKNERFLKIAAACSAILLTTLYAGSLKPENLRCEYRTNPLGIDAAKPRLSWTVSSDKRNQSQRAYRILAATSPRKLTPEKADLWDSVKVISDNTIAVEYQGKPLESGMQCCWKVKVWDSQLRPSDWSSPAHWTMGLLDPSDWQAEWIGFDDIPSRDQRKTAESIRKADWIWSRPNASRPVKTGNSFFRLKFNIPESWEIKSAYCLFAADNACEIYVNGDFAAQTQSHSSLKHCSLAGMLKSGKNIIAVSAENAGDSANPAGLILASEITADSGEKIELTTSEEWLCSESKSDKWKTLSYDDSKWQNAKPAGKYGSGPWGEPKVQGGAAPARYLRDEFKLADKKIKSAYLHASSLGIYEVYLNGKRIGEDWFSPGWTDYEKRVYYRTYDVAEQLRKGQNAIGSVIADGWFAGYIGFTQKRKHYGEDLRFLGQLEIEYTDGTTQTVSTSKDWKASLGAVKKADFLKGETYDARLEMPGWSKPGFDDSGWKDVSTGSDEVSPKVQAAVSEPVVVFEKVEPVSLSEPAPGRYVFDMGQNFAGVVKLRISGKRGQAVKLRHAERLNEDGTIYTANLRSADAEDTYICKGGGKEIWHPSFTFHGFQYVELTGLKQKPSLSDVTGLALSSDMPETGNFECSNPMVNKIAENAEWTMRMNFIDIPTDCPQRDERLGWTGDAQVYVNTAAYQNDIHAFFIKWLRDLNDTQREDGQYPKVAPLKKAGDGEPMAWNADGGPAWADAGIICPWTIYKMYGDKRILEKYYDNMKRFIAFRINRSKDNLLPPDNFHCFGDWLNIDDNTPKDVIYTAYFARSTNLLSQIAEKLGREEDAAKYSRLFEQLRRAFNKAYISSDGKIKGDSQTGYVLAISCGLVRGETAELAAEHLVRRIKEENGHLSTGFVGTKDLMLALDNIGRSDLAYQLLLNDTFPSWGFSIKHGATTIWERWNGWTPEQGFADPGMNSFAHYSFGAVCQWIYETIGGIKTGGNAFKNIIIQPKPGGDLDWAKTSYRSIRGEIKTEWKIEGGKFILDVEIPANTSANVYLPTENIESIRQNGHKIKDAEPAQEAAVVHIGSGQYRFESSI, translated from the coding sequence ATGAAAAACGAACGTTTTTTGAAAATTGCTGCTGCCTGCTCTGCGATTCTTCTCACTACTCTTTACGCAGGTTCGCTCAAACCTGAAAATCTGCGATGCGAGTACCGCACAAATCCGCTTGGCATTGATGCAGCCAAACCTCGTCTAAGCTGGACTGTATCATCAGATAAGCGAAACCAGAGCCAGAGGGCTTACAGAATCTTAGCAGCCACAAGCCCAAGAAAACTCACGCCGGAAAAGGCTGACCTATGGGATTCAGTCAAGGTAATCAGCGATAATACAATCGCAGTGGAGTATCAAGGCAAGCCTCTGGAATCCGGAATGCAATGCTGCTGGAAGGTGAAAGTTTGGGACAGCCAGCTGAGGCCTTCCGATTGGAGCAGTCCCGCTCATTGGACTATGGGGCTTTTAGACCCTTCAGACTGGCAGGCCGAATGGATCGGCTTCGATGATATACCTTCACGAGATCAAAGGAAAACGGCTGAATCTATTCGCAAAGCAGACTGGATATGGTCTCGCCCAAATGCAAGCCGGCCTGTAAAAACAGGCAACTCATTTTTCCGCCTGAAATTCAACATCCCTGAAAGTTGGGAAATCAAATCGGCATACTGCTTGTTTGCCGCAGACAATGCCTGTGAGATTTATGTGAATGGAGATTTCGCTGCACAAACGCAATCCCACAGCTCCCTGAAACACTGCTCTTTAGCTGGAATGCTAAAATCAGGCAAGAATATTATTGCAGTAAGCGCGGAAAATGCAGGCGATTCGGCAAATCCGGCAGGCCTTATCCTCGCCTCAGAAATAACAGCAGACTCAGGCGAAAAGATTGAATTAACAACCAGCGAAGAGTGGCTTTGCTCTGAAAGCAAAAGCGACAAATGGAAAACACTCTCATACGATGATTCAAAATGGCAAAACGCAAAACCGGCAGGGAAATACGGCTCAGGCCCTTGGGGCGAGCCTAAAGTTCAGGGCGGCGCAGCTCCAGCCCGCTATCTGCGAGATGAATTCAAGCTGGCGGATAAAAAAATCAAGAGCGCGTATCTGCATGCGTCTTCGCTGGGGATATACGAGGTTTACCTCAACGGCAAGCGAATCGGGGAAGACTGGTTCTCCCCGGGCTGGACAGACTACGAAAAAAGGGTTTACTACCGGACGTATGATGTTGCAGAGCAGCTCAGAAAAGGCCAAAACGCAATCGGCAGCGTGATAGCAGACGGCTGGTTTGCAGGGTACATCGGATTCACCCAAAAACGAAAGCATTACGGCGAGGACCTGCGTTTCCTCGGCCAGCTTGAGATAGAATATACAGACGGCACCACGCAAACTGTAAGCACCTCGAAAGACTGGAAGGCCTCACTCGGCGCAGTAAAAAAAGCAGACTTCCTCAAAGGCGAAACATACGACGCAAGGCTTGAGATGCCCGGCTGGAGCAAACCCGGATTTGATGACAGCGGCTGGAAAGACGTTTCGACAGGCTCCGATGAGGTGAGCCCGAAAGTGCAGGCGGCGGTAAGCGAGCCGGTAGTGGTTTTCGAGAAGGTAGAGCCTGTGAGCTTATCGGAGCCCGCTCCCGGGCGGTATGTGTTTGATATGGGGCAGAATTTCGCAGGCGTTGTGAAGCTGCGGATCAGCGGCAAACGCGGACAGGCCGTAAAGCTCCGCCATGCAGAACGCCTCAATGAAGACGGCACAATCTACACCGCCAACCTCCGCAGCGCAGATGCCGAAGACACATACATCTGCAAAGGCGGCGGCAAAGAAATCTGGCACCCCTCATTCACCTTCCACGGCTTTCAGTACGTAGAGCTGACCGGCCTCAAGCAAAAGCCAAGTCTCAGCGATGTTACCGGCCTTGCCCTGAGCAGCGATATGCCTGAAACGGGGAATTTTGAATGCTCTAATCCAATGGTCAACAAGATAGCGGAAAATGCCGAATGGACGATGAGAATGAACTTCATAGATATCCCAACAGACTGCCCCCAGCGAGATGAACGCCTCGGCTGGACCGGCGATGCGCAGGTGTATGTAAACACAGCGGCATACCAGAACGATATTCACGCATTCTTCATCAAATGGCTCAGAGACTTAAATGATACCCAGCGAGAAGACGGGCAGTATCCCAAGGTTGCCCCCTTGAAGAAAGCAGGCGACGGCGAGCCAATGGCATGGAACGCCGACGGAGGCCCCGCATGGGCGGATGCAGGCATTATATGCCCTTGGACAATCTACAAGATGTATGGCGATAAGCGAATCCTCGAGAAATACTACGATAATATGAAGCGTTTCATCGCTTTCAGAATAAACCGAAGCAAAGATAATCTGCTCCCTCCGGATAATTTCCACTGCTTCGGAGACTGGCTTAACATCGACGATAACACGCCCAAAGACGTTATCTATACCGCATACTTCGCTCGCAGCACCAACCTGCTCTCACAAATCGCCGAAAAGCTCGGCAGAGAAGAAGATGCAGCGAAATACAGCAGGCTTTTTGAGCAGCTGCGAAGAGCATTCAATAAGGCTTATATCAGCAGCGACGGAAAGATAAAGGGCGATTCGCAAACGGGGTATGTTTTGGCGATTTCCTGCGGGTTAGTCCGCGGGGAAACTGCCGAGCTTGCAGCCGAGCACCTTGTCCGCAGGATAAAGGAAGAAAACGGCCACCTCTCCACAGGCTTTGTGGGGACGAAAGACCTTATGCTCGCGCTTGATAATATCGGGCGCAGCGATCTCGCCTATCAGCTCCTGCTTAACGACACCTTCCCCTCATGGGGCTTCTCTATAAAGCACGGGGCAACTACAATCTGGGAACGCTGGAACGGCTGGACACCCGAGCAGGGCTTTGCAGACCCGGGGATGAATTCCTTCGCCCACTATTCATTTGGAGCTGTATGCCAGTGGATATACGAAACGATAGGCGGAATCAAAACCGGCGGGAATGCGTTCAAGAATATAATCATCCAGCCAAAACCCGGCGGAGATCTCGACTGGGCAAAAACTTCATACCGCTCAATAAGGGGCGAGATTAAAACCGAATGGAAAATTGAGGGCGGGAAATTTATTCTTGATGTGGAGATCCCCGCAAACACATCAGCAAATGTGTATCTGCCAACCGAAAACATTGAAAGCATCAGGCAGAACGGCCATAAAATCAAAGACGCAGAGCCCGCTCAGGAAGCGGCTGTT
- the aroB gene encoding 3-dehydroquinate synthase, whose protein sequence is MEDLIKLSVKTKPSEAGEYPVVIGSGILSNQLLARFAAGRRNFIVTDENVHSAGLDSAFQQEAGFFVISPAGEKSKNITTVIEIVEAMEASGMGRDSVITGLGGGTVGDMAGFAAAIFKRGVPVLHIPTTTVAQADSSIGGKTGVDSSISKNAFGAFHHPAAVIIDTHTLKTLPEREYFSGLAESVKHAMIMDSDYFGFLEASISELREREDDVLSQLAEKNCKIKAKIVEEDPCEKNQRRILNYGHTIGHAVETLSGYKLLHGECVSIGIIAAGLIEIELGSGSKKRVEKTENLLKELSLPVRIPEYISTEQILSLIKHDKKAVDGWPRFALIEDIGKALTKGGQWAHPVDAEIVESAVNKLKQKP, encoded by the coding sequence TTGGAAGATTTAATAAAGCTCAGTGTAAAAACCAAACCTTCCGAGGCGGGGGAATACCCTGTTGTTATCGGCAGCGGAATACTCTCTAATCAGCTTTTAGCCCGTTTCGCCGCAGGACGAAGGAATTTTATCGTTACAGATGAAAACGTTCATTCTGCGGGGCTGGATTCAGCTTTCCAGCAGGAGGCTGGTTTTTTTGTAATCTCTCCCGCTGGCGAGAAAAGCAAAAACATAACCACCGTGATAGAGATTGTGGAGGCTATGGAAGCTTCCGGTATGGGGCGAGATTCAGTTATCACCGGGCTCGGCGGGGGAACTGTGGGCGATATGGCAGGCTTCGCTGCTGCAATCTTCAAAAGAGGCGTGCCTGTATTGCACATCCCCACCACCACTGTTGCTCAGGCAGATTCGAGCATCGGCGGAAAAACGGGAGTTGATTCCTCTATCAGCAAAAACGCATTCGGCGCATTTCACCACCCAGCCGCTGTAATCATAGACACCCACACCCTCAAAACGCTCCCCGAAAGGGAGTATTTCTCTGGGCTCGCTGAATCTGTTAAGCATGCGATGATTATGGACAGCGATTATTTCGGCTTCTTAGAGGCAAGCATCTCGGAATTGAGAGAGCGGGAGGACGATGTCTTATCCCAGCTCGCTGAGAAGAACTGCAAGATAAAGGCAAAGATAGTCGAAGAAGACCCGTGCGAGAAAAACCAGCGGCGAATCCTAAACTACGGCCATACCATCGGGCATGCTGTGGAAACACTCAGCGGATACAAGCTCCTGCACGGAGAATGCGTTTCGATAGGGATAATCGCAGCGGGGCTTATAGAAATTGAGCTCGGCTCGGGCTCGAAAAAACGGGTCGAAAAAACAGAAAATCTGCTCAAAGAGCTTTCTCTGCCCGTTAGGATACCAGAATACATCAGCACTGAACAGATCCTCAGCCTGATAAAACACGATAAAAAAGCCGTTGACGGCTGGCCCAGATTCGCCCTGATTGAGGATATCGGAAAGGCCTTAACAAAAGGCGGGCAGTGGGCGCATCCGGTGGATGCAGAAATTGTTGAATCTGCGGTTAATAAGCTCAAACAGAAACCGTAA
- a CDS encoding DUF86 domain-containing protein — protein sequence MEQHKDQMRLKHMLESCKEAENLASNKNREDIFKERILELALTRLVEIIGEAATKISENTKMKYSKIQWKEIIGLRNRLFHGYDSVDLDILWDIIEFDLPVLVKELQKIIPDNQA from the coding sequence ATGGAGCAGCATAAAGACCAGATGCGTTTAAAGCATATGCTTGAAAGCTGCAAAGAAGCAGAAAATTTGGCAAGTAATAAAAACAGGGAAGATATATTCAAGGAAAGAATACTCGAGCTTGCTTTAACAAGATTGGTCGAAATTATTGGGGAAGCAGCAACCAAAATTTCTGAAAACACAAAAATGAAATACTCTAAAATCCAATGGAAAGAAATAATAGGTTTACGAAATCGTTTGTTTCATGGATATGATTCTGTAGACTTGGATATACTATGGGATATAATAGAGTTTGACTTGCCAGTTTTAGTAAAAGAACTGCAAAAAATCATTCCTGATAATCAAGCTTAA
- a CDS encoding nucleotidyltransferase family protein, whose product MNAKIEIPYKRIAEFCKENRIKKLALFGSVLRDDFSNSSDIDILAEFEQGARVGLDFFRIQNELSEIFGRKVDLNTKAFLSKNFREQVINNSEVIYGAA is encoded by the coding sequence ATGAATGCCAAAATTGAAATACCATATAAACGAATAGCAGAGTTCTGCAAAGAAAACCGAATCAAAAAACTTGCTCTGTTCGGCTCTGTGCTCAGGGACGATTTCTCAAATTCAAGCGATATTGATATCCTTGCAGAATTTGAGCAGGGAGCCCGTGTAGGGTTGGATTTTTTCAGAATTCAAAATGAGCTTTCAGAAATTTTCGGCAGAAAAGTTGACCTGAACACAAAGGCCTTTCTCAGCAAGAATTTCAGGGAGCAGGTGATAAACAATTCCGAGGTTATTTATGGAGCAGCATAA